One stretch of Tepiditoga spiralis DNA includes these proteins:
- the porA gene encoding pyruvate ferredoxin oxidoreductase encodes MPVRLETTGAAAVAHAMRQINPDVVAAYPITPQTPIVQYYADFVADGVVDTMTIPVESEHSAMSATVGSAAAGARTMTATAANGLALMAEIVYIAASYRLPIVMPVVNRALSGPINIHCDHSDAMLVRDSGWLQLFCENHQEAYDMTLIACKIAEKEEVLLPTMVNLDGFITSHGADSFEMLDDDVAKKFVGEWEPKYPLVNVAKPVTHGSLDLFDYYYEHHRQQEEAMQNAYKLLPEVFAEFEKISGRKYDYLDLYKVEDAEYVMVVLNSTASTAKYVVDELREKGIKAGLIKPWVFTPFPKKQFQQALNGKKAVVVLDRAMSFGKEAPLYSLVKSSLYEVAVRPTMGSYVYGLGGRDVTPEMIHEAFEAAISGNLITDEQRYLGLRD; translated from the coding sequence ATGCCTGTTAGACTAGAAACTACGGGTGCTGCTGCTGTTGCTCATGCAATGAGACAAATAAACCCAGATGTTGTTGCAGCATACCCAATAACTCCTCAAACACCAATAGTACAATATTATGCTGATTTTGTAGCAGACGGTGTAGTAGATACAATGACAATACCTGTTGAATCAGAACATTCTGCAATGAGTGCTACAGTTGGTTCGGCTGCTGCTGGAGCAAGAACAATGACAGCTACTGCTGCAAATGGTCTTGCACTTATGGCAGAAATAGTATATATAGCTGCATCTTATAGACTTCCAATAGTAATGCCAGTTGTAAACAGAGCACTTTCTGGACCTATAAATATTCACTGTGATCACTCTGATGCTATGCTTGTAAGAGATTCTGGATGGTTACAATTATTCTGTGAAAACCATCAAGAAGCTTATGATATGACTTTAATAGCTTGTAAAATAGCTGAAAAAGAAGAAGTTCTTCTTCCAACAATGGTTAATTTAGATGGATTTATAACATCACACGGTGCAGATTCATTTGAAATGCTTGATGATGACGTTGCAAAAAAATTCGTTGGAGAATGGGAACCAAAATACCCACTAGTAAATGTTGCAAAACCAGTTACTCACGGTTCATTAGACTTATTTGATTACTACTATGAACATCACAGACAACAAGAAGAAGCTATGCAAAATGCTTATAAATTGTTACCTGAAGTATTTGCAGAATTTGAAAAAATATCTGGAAGAAAATACGATTATTTAGATCTATACAAAGTTGAAGATGCAGAATATGTTATGGTTGTTTTAAATTCAACAGCATCTACAGCTAAATATGTTGTTGATGAATTAAGAGAAAAGGGAATAAAAGCTGGACTCATTAAACCATGGGTTTTCACACCATTCCCTAAGAAACAATTCCAACAAGCACTCAATGGTAAAAAGGCAGTAGTAGTTCTAGATAGAGCTATGTCTTTTGGTAAAGAAGCACCATTGTACTCACTTGTTAAATCATCACTTTATGAAGTTGCAGTAAGACCAACCATGGGATCTTATGTTTATGGTTTAGGTGGAAGAGACGTAACTCCTGAAATGATTCACGAAGCATTTGAAGCAGCTATTTCAGGAAACCTTATTACCGACGAACAAAGATACCTCGGTTTAAGAGATTAA
- a CDS encoding thiamine pyrophosphate-dependent enzyme produces the protein MPLNVKQLVEYVEKNDWPFTQGHRLCPGCNAPMVAKWATLTAKALGYEPVVGAATGCLEVSSTIYPYTAWNVPYIHNAFENVAATISGAQTAYESLKHRGKIKSEKPLKFIAFGGDGGTYDIGLQSLSGAIERGHDFVYVLYDNEGYMNTGNQRSGSTPTGAQTTTEPVGKVKPGKVQFKKSLLDIIAGHEGVYAASASTSEPLDFMKKMEKALEFKGPAFIAVLAPCVRFWRIPESTGPAVTKLAVETKYWPLWEYDRGVYKVTKKPRNFKPIREYIEKIGKFKQLLKTDHADEVIDQMQEYVDAKWERLLALEEISQDKPLRK, from the coding sequence GTGCCTTTAAACGTTAAACAATTAGTAGAATATGTTGAAAAAAATGACTGGCCATTTACGCAAGGACACAGATTATGTCCAGGATGTAATGCGCCAATGGTAGCAAAATGGGCAACTTTAACAGCTAAAGCTCTCGGTTATGAACCGGTTGTTGGTGCTGCAACAGGTTGTCTCGAAGTTTCTTCTACAATTTATCCATATACAGCTTGGAATGTTCCTTATATACATAATGCATTTGAAAATGTTGCAGCAACCATATCTGGTGCTCAAACAGCTTACGAATCATTAAAACATAGAGGAAAAATAAAATCAGAAAAACCACTTAAATTCATTGCTTTTGGTGGAGATGGTGGAACTTATGATATAGGTTTACAATCATTATCTGGAGCAATTGAAAGAGGACATGACTTTGTTTATGTTCTTTATGATAACGAAGGATACATGAATACAGGTAACCAAAGATCAGGTTCAACACCAACAGGTGCTCAAACAACAACAGAACCAGTTGGTAAAGTTAAACCAGGAAAAGTTCAATTTAAAAAATCATTATTAGACATAATTGCTGGACATGAAGGCGTTTATGCAGCATCTGCTTCAACATCTGAACCACTTGATTTCATGAAAAAAATGGAAAAAGCACTTGAATTTAAAGGACCAGCTTTTATAGCTGTACTTGCTCCTTGTGTTAGATTCTGGAGAATTCCAGAAAGTACTGGACCAGCAGTAACTAAACTTGCTGTTGAAACAAAATATTGGCCACTTTGGGAATATGATAGAGGAGTTTACAAAGTAACTAAAAAACCAAGAAACTTTAAACCAATTAGAGAATACATAGAAAAAATTGGTAAGTTTAAACAATTATTAAAAACAGATCATGCTGATGAAGTTATTGATCAAATGCAAGAATACGTTGATGCTAAATGGGAAAGACTTTTAGCTCTTGAAGAAATATCTCAAGATAAACCTTTGAGAAAGTAA
- a CDS encoding peptidylprolyl isomerase has translation MRDWFVKHEKVISFLIVAFFVIGTVAWSISAYISTGATKAKSVNTPTKQNAVAVLEKDGKELDYPYWVMKTELDAEYKTRKSQLEQQYHQQIDPVFDALGLKYSLVNQIADFDIVKYFAEKNHLMPTKNEVKKELENQVNSYIASLKNNQENWDKIIKYYGSEKKVRDLLTNGQDSRVESNLIYNRVLSKVATVTRAEGLKKITEDFDKIKAENEQVNAQHILVSDEATALKIKKMIDNKEISFEDAAAKYSKDTSNATSGGNLGYFGRNKMVKEFEDAAFAATPGVVVGPVKTQFGYHLIKVNDKKVFNKPEDVFLYTDVYSKIEQDLQNTKFKDWLKKYKEDEKFSVKYLDNKYEFMVELSSAATDDTKISKLIDELTPAIFGDDNEVLPEADVELLGLYATLLKAHGNNVNNNLLEVKRFISLQDTDKSVIALGMDTINKKISEIEAKIKENPNDSTLSKEKFKYTDAKSFIEAKEAVSKMNISTVEEAKTEKEKLQKNFDSIQDKNLKVLKDLFYEYPTSNKVVQEYYQINPSDLNAVVQYTKLEFNGLKQYMGYLSADMIKQYFQKQFTEIYVNISNVIASPKASTKNKLDAIDLGIDFATTLKDNNLKLDYLKKAKEIDANYYKDIDKMIAETEKAISNEASSMKK, from the coding sequence ATGAGAGATTGGTTTGTAAAACACGAAAAAGTTATTTCATTTTTAATAGTGGCTTTTTTCGTAATAGGTACAGTAGCATGGAGTATAAGCGCTTATATTTCAACTGGTGCAACTAAAGCAAAATCTGTTAATACACCAACAAAACAAAACGCAGTAGCTGTTTTAGAAAAGGATGGTAAGGAACTAGACTACCCATATTGGGTTATGAAAACTGAATTAGATGCTGAATATAAAACAAGAAAATCACAGTTAGAACAACAGTATCATCAACAAATAGATCCTGTTTTTGATGCACTTGGATTAAAATATTCTTTGGTAAATCAGATTGCAGATTTTGATATTGTTAAATACTTCGCAGAAAAAAATCATTTAATGCCAACAAAAAACGAAGTCAAAAAAGAATTAGAAAATCAAGTTAATTCTTACATAGCTTCTTTGAAAAACAATCAAGAAAATTGGGATAAAATTATTAAATACTATGGAAGCGAAAAAAAGGTAAGAGATCTTTTGACTAATGGACAAGATTCAAGAGTAGAAAGCAACTTAATATACAACAGAGTTCTTTCAAAAGTTGCAACAGTAACAAGAGCAGAAGGACTCAAAAAAATAACAGAAGATTTTGATAAAATAAAAGCAGAAAATGAACAAGTTAATGCACAACACATACTTGTATCAGATGAAGCAACTGCTTTAAAAATTAAAAAAATGATAGACAATAAAGAAATAAGCTTTGAAGATGCTGCTGCTAAATACTCTAAAGACACATCAAATGCAACATCTGGTGGAAACCTAGGTTATTTTGGAAGAAATAAAATGGTAAAAGAATTTGAAGATGCTGCATTTGCTGCAACACCTGGAGTTGTAGTTGGACCTGTAAAAACTCAATTTGGATATCATTTAATAAAAGTAAATGACAAAAAGGTTTTTAATAAACCAGAAGATGTTTTCTTATACACAGATGTTTATAGTAAAATAGAACAAGATTTACAAAATACAAAATTTAAAGATTGGCTAAAAAAATATAAAGAAGATGAAAAATTCTCAGTAAAATACCTTGACAATAAATATGAATTTATGGTAGAATTATCTTCTGCTGCAACAGATGATACAAAAATTTCAAAGTTAATTGATGAATTAACTCCAGCAATATTTGGAGATGACAACGAAGTATTACCAGAAGCTGATGTAGAACTACTTGGATTATATGCAACATTATTAAAAGCACACGGAAATAATGTTAATAATAATCTTTTAGAAGTAAAAAGATTTATTTCTCTACAAGATACAGATAAATCTGTAATAGCTCTTGGTATGGATACTATAAATAAAAAAATATCTGAAATTGAAGCTAAAATAAAAGAAAATCCTAATGATTCAACATTATCAAAAGAAAAATTCAAATACACTGATGCAAAATCATTTATAGAAGCAAAAGAAGCTGTTTCTAAAATGAATATAAGTACAGTTGAAGAAGCAAAAACTGAAAAAGAAAAACTACAAAAAAACTTTGATTCTATACAAGATAAAAACTTAAAAGTATTAAAAGATTTATTCTATGAATATCCTACTTCTAATAAAGTAGTTCAAGAATACTATCAAATTAACCCAAGCGACTTAAATGCAGTTGTACAATATACAAAACTTGAATTCAACGGTTTAAAACAATATATGGGATACTTGAGTGCTGATATGATAAAACAATATTTCCAAAAACAATTTACTGAAATATATGTTAATATTAGTAATGTAATTGCTTCACCAAAAGCATCTACAAAAAACAAATTAGATGCCATAGACTTAGGTATTGATTTCGCAACAACATTAAAAGATAATAATTTAAAATTAGACTATTTAAAGAAAGCAAAAGAAATAGACGCTAACTACTACAAAGACATAGATAAAATGATAGCAGAAACAGAAAAAGCTATTTCAAATGAAGCATCCAGCATGAAAAAATAA
- a CDS encoding nucleoside kinase → MKIKLRNLEEKKVYEIPEGSTFGVLAKKHELETGRTVFAVKYNNNIKELFKIPNEDGIIEFLDLSTSDGVKIYQRGLLFLLEIALKELNKNENLYVQSSIGNGLYCEFETKNPSEDFINKLKEKMNELIEQNLPFKKENIEKFKAIKMFKDAGKDDKALLFKFRKKSTVNIYSIKKYFNYFYGYMPESTGTLKKFDLIKQGNGIVLLQPNQESPDEVPEYRHLEKLSSTFKEYTQWLKIMEIKTVGELNELISHGKESAVELIRVADALHEKKYAMIADEIIKNDKIKLILIAGPSSSGKTTSAKRIALQLKVNGIKTIPISLDDYFVERDKTPRDENGDYDFESINALDLELFNQNMMDLFEGKEVTLPKYNFVTGKREWHQKTLKLEKGQILIVEGIHGLNEKLTNKIPREWKFKIYVSALTQMNLDDVNRIPTTDTRLIRRIVRDFNFRGHSALDTLKMWPSVRKGEEENIFPYQEEADIMFNSHLAYELAVLKIFAEPLLLQVDNTVPEYSEAKRLLRFLDYFLPITELEEIPKKSVIREFIGRSESVKISVY, encoded by the coding sequence GTGAAAATAAAGTTAAGAAATCTTGAAGAAAAAAAAGTATATGAAATTCCTGAAGGTAGTACATTTGGAGTACTTGCAAAAAAACACGAATTAGAAACAGGAAGAACTGTTTTTGCAGTAAAATACAACAACAACATTAAGGAACTATTTAAAATTCCAAACGAAGATGGAATAATTGAGTTTTTGGATCTATCTACATCAGATGGAGTTAAAATTTATCAAAGAGGTCTTTTATTTTTACTAGAAATAGCTTTAAAAGAATTAAACAAAAATGAAAATCTTTATGTTCAATCATCTATTGGAAATGGACTATACTGTGAATTTGAAACTAAAAATCCTAGTGAAGATTTCATAAATAAATTAAAAGAAAAAATGAATGAATTAATTGAACAAAACCTTCCATTCAAAAAAGAAAACATAGAAAAATTTAAGGCTATAAAAATGTTTAAAGATGCTGGAAAAGATGATAAAGCACTTTTATTTAAGTTTAGAAAAAAATCAACAGTAAATATTTATAGTATAAAAAAATACTTTAATTATTTTTATGGATACATGCCTGAATCTACAGGAACTTTAAAAAAATTTGACTTAATAAAACAAGGTAATGGAATTGTTTTATTGCAACCAAATCAAGAATCACCCGATGAAGTGCCAGAATATAGACATTTAGAAAAATTATCTTCTACATTTAAAGAATACACACAATGGCTAAAAATAATGGAAATAAAAACAGTAGGGGAATTGAATGAATTAATATCACATGGAAAAGAATCTGCCGTTGAATTAATAAGAGTTGCCGATGCACTTCATGAAAAAAAATATGCAATGATAGCAGATGAAATAATTAAAAATGATAAAATAAAATTAATATTAATAGCTGGTCCATCTTCATCTGGAAAAACAACAAGTGCAAAAAGAATAGCCTTACAATTAAAAGTAAATGGAATAAAAACAATACCTATTTCACTCGATGATTACTTTGTAGAACGTGATAAAACACCAAGAGATGAAAATGGGGACTACGATTTTGAATCAATAAATGCTTTAGATTTGGAACTTTTTAATCAAAATATGATGGATTTATTTGAAGGAAAAGAAGTTACACTACCAAAATACAACTTTGTAACTGGTAAAAGAGAATGGCATCAAAAAACACTAAAATTAGAAAAAGGACAAATTTTAATAGTAGAAGGAATTCACGGATTAAACGAAAAATTAACAAATAAAATTCCAAGAGAATGGAAGTTTAAAATTTATGTAAGTGCTTTAACTCAAATGAACCTTGATGATGTAAATAGAATTCCAACAACCGATACAAGATTGATAAGAAGAATAGTAAGAGATTTTAATTTTAGAGGTCATAGTGCACTTGATACATTGAAGATGTGGCCAAGTGTAAGAAAAGGTGAAGAAGAAAATATTTTCCCTTATCAAGAAGAAGCAGATATTATGTTTAATTCACATCTCGCATATGAATTAGCTGTTTTAAAAATTTTTGCCGAACCACTACTATTACAAGTAGATAATACTGTACCAGAATACTCTGAAGCAAAAAGACTATTAAGATTTTTAGATTATTTCTTACCAATAACTGAACTTGAAGAAATACCTAAAAAATCTGTAATAAGAGAATTTATAGGAAGATCAGAGTCTGTAAAGATTAGTGTGTATTAG
- a CDS encoding IS256 family transposase: MGNVLQEIIKEMVRKGEIRTIKDIKELTKSLTGNLIQEVLEAELEDELGYGKYDREKKNTENSRNGYRKKNLKSSSGMIELMVPRDRKGEYEPKIVPKYSNDISEIEEKIISLYARGMTTRDISDQIMDLYGFEVSAELVSKITNKLMPLIKDWQERPLHEIYTFVFLDAIYFNVREDGRIVKKAAYVIIGVDIDGIKDVLGIYVGEVESAKFWMGVLNNLKNRGVKDILVASIDGLSGFEQAINATFPQTMIQRCIIHQIRNTLKYVPHKDRKEFAKDLKTIYTALDEKTGYDNLTNVINKWGDKYYASLRSWEKNWHLLSTFFQFSDGVRKIMYTTNIIESLNRQFRKATKTKSIFPNDDAVLKSLYLTTKNVTKKWTARFHNWNAVISELAILFEERLKDYL; encoded by the coding sequence ATGGGAAATGTACTACAGGAAATAATAAAGGAAATGGTAAGAAAAGGAGAAATCCGAACAATAAAGGATATAAAGGAATTAACAAAATCACTGACAGGAAATCTGATCCAGGAAGTACTGGAAGCGGAACTCGAAGACGAGCTGGGCTATGGAAAGTATGACAGAGAAAAGAAAAATACAGAAAATTCAAGAAATGGCTACAGGAAGAAGAATTTAAAGAGTAGTAGCGGTATGATAGAATTAATGGTACCTCGAGACAGAAAGGGAGAATATGAACCCAAAATAGTTCCAAAGTATTCGAATGATATTTCAGAGATAGAGGAAAAAATAATAAGTTTGTACGCAAGAGGAATGACCACCAGGGATATATCTGATCAGATAATGGATTTGTACGGATTTGAAGTATCAGCTGAACTGGTGAGCAAAATAACAAATAAGCTTATGCCATTAATAAAAGACTGGCAAGAAAGGCCATTACACGAAATATACACCTTCGTTTTCTTGGATGCAATATACTTCAACGTTAGAGAGGACGGAAGGATAGTAAAGAAGGCTGCTTATGTAATAATAGGTGTTGACATAGATGGAATTAAAGATGTGCTCGGGATATATGTTGGTGAAGTAGAAAGTGCCAAGTTTTGGATGGGAGTACTTAACAACCTCAAAAACAGAGGAGTTAAGGACATACTTGTAGCTTCAATAGATGGTCTTTCTGGATTCGAGCAGGCTATAAATGCAACCTTCCCGCAAACTATGATACAAAGGTGCATAATCCACCAGATTAGAAACACCCTGAAATATGTTCCTCACAAGGACAGGAAAGAGTTCGCAAAGGACTTAAAGACAATCTATACAGCACTGGATGAAAAGACAGGCTATGATAATCTAACCAATGTAATAAACAAATGGGGAGACAAGTATTACGCTTCATTGAGGAGCTGGGAGAAAAATTGGCACCTATTATCCACCTTCTTTCAGTTCTCAGACGGGGTAAGGAAGATTATGTACACCACGAACATCATAGAGTCACTTAACAGGCAATTCAGGAAGGCTACCAAGACCAAATCAATATTCCCTAATGACGATGCTGTCCTTAAAAGTTTATACCTTACTACCAAAAACGTGACAAAAAAATGGACAGCACGGTTTCACAACTGGAACGCTGTTATTTCCGAACTGGCCATCCTTTTCGAGGAACGTCTTAAAGACTACCTCTGA
- a CDS encoding reductive dehalogenase domain-containing protein, producing MKKIDERDTMFARMSYDFNGKEYNDYYFRNPDKKIIDDEFRNMPDFGSKETTTYDEVFTPLGNSNFKFLADIKHLVNGKCSEEKVNVSPEKITKAIKKLGKYFGAVEIGITKMEDYHYYSYRGRNGHYGEKIKEYHKHKYGIVFAVEMEKNLINRAPNVEEAITVTQGYVKAAIIGMQLSYYIRELGYPARNHMDGNYLIIAPRVAEDAGLGEVGRNGLLTNKKYGSRIRLGVVTTDLQLLEDEKKLFGLKEFCDLCKKCSKNCLGRAISDKSLKDKEFNFSQENCFKVWKKLGTDCGVCISSCPFSQNVPNELLKNEILTKEDMDKILEWDKKTNGRRMYLKEKDNLII from the coding sequence ATGAAGAAAATTGACGAAAGAGATACTATGTTTGCAAGAATGAGTTATGATTTTAATGGTAAGGAATATAATGATTATTATTTTAGAAATCCAGATAAAAAGATAATAGACGATGAATTTAGAAATATGCCAGATTTTGGTTCAAAAGAAACTACAACTTATGATGAGGTTTTTACTCCTTTAGGAAATTCTAATTTTAAATTTTTAGCAGATATAAAACATTTAGTGAATGGAAAGTGTTCAGAAGAAAAAGTAAATGTTTCGCCTGAAAAAATAACAAAAGCAATAAAAAAATTAGGTAAGTACTTTGGAGCTGTTGAAATTGGTATTACAAAGATGGAAGATTATCATTATTATTCTTACAGAGGGAGAAATGGGCATTATGGTGAAAAAATAAAAGAGTATCATAAACATAAATATGGAATAGTTTTTGCAGTTGAAATGGAAAAAAATTTAATTAATAGAGCACCAAATGTTGAAGAAGCTATAACCGTAACTCAAGGTTATGTTAAAGCTGCAATTATTGGTATGCAATTGAGCTATTATATAAGAGAGCTTGGTTATCCTGCAAGAAATCATATGGATGGTAATTATTTAATTATTGCACCAAGAGTTGCAGAAGATGCTGGATTGGGTGAAGTTGGAAGAAATGGACTTTTAACTAATAAAAAGTATGGAAGTAGAATAAGATTGGGAGTTGTAACTACTGATTTGCAGCTTCTAGAAGATGAAAAAAAGTTATTTGGATTAAAAGAGTTTTGTGATTTATGTAAAAAGTGTTCAAAAAATTGTTTGGGACGTGCTATATCTGATAAGTCTTTAAAAGATAAAGAGTTTAACTTTTCTCAAGAAAACTGCTTTAAAGTGTGGAAGAAATTGGGAACAGATTGTGGTGTTTGTATTTCAAGTTGTCCATTTAGTCAAAATGTTCCTAATGAATTGTTAAAAAATGAAATTTTAACAAAAGAAGATATGGATAAAATTTTAGAATGGGATAAAAAAACAAATGGAAGACGTATGTATTTAAAAGAAAAAGATAATTTAATAATATAA
- a CDS encoding ATP-binding protein, with protein sequence MFVFSYISLISFFTVTITGFLVYLRNSKNILNILFAIACFFESIWNITEFIMRSTNNYYTAQSMLKVVSFWPFIIALSLHFSLVYSGRIIFKEKKFIYIFTYISAFIFSIYGIFNESIIINPIKYSWGWRYIFKEFNVFNVIMILWALILIFFISYLSIETFKIQKKTKYEKHSKYILLGLNLPLIIGVITDFLFPAFNIKSPELFSLFMIIGNCFILYGMLKYNIFYFSYEKTSSEILESFTDFLIITDNDNIIQRVNNKLIKETGFKRKDIIYTNIKNIFFEKANAKFDNNYKIIAEKFLLKTSTNKKIPILMSVSDLYNENKEKTGYIYYARSLKDLSNIKNELKKSEKRYKTLFKTANDGILILKENKIIDFNDKILTLFKTTSKKIYGKTPMEFSPEKQPDGKNSIEKGAYYITKALNEGSCYFEWVHKDTNGREFYCEISLNKLTLNDQNYIQALIRDINERKIIEKKLLKAKKDAENASKAKSMFIANMSHEFRTPMNAILGISSILLENKNKNLSKKDLEFIEIIRESGNHLLSMINDILDISKLEAGKMERVESLFYLNTLLLKIEKITKGLLNGKKISFNIITEKNIPQYITSDMKKIERILINLIGNAVKFTEKGVIILRLYKKEKKLFFEVSDTGIGIKEENLKLLFKRFNQIDNSFSKKYSGTGLGLYLCKSMVNYLNGEITIKSTYGSGTTVIFYIPLKDNK encoded by the coding sequence ATGTTTGTTTTTTCTTATATATCTTTAATATCATTTTTTACAGTTACAATAACAGGGTTTCTAGTTTATCTTAGAAATTCTAAAAATATTTTAAATATATTATTTGCAATAGCATGCTTTTTTGAGAGTATTTGGAATATAACGGAATTTATTATGCGAAGCACTAATAATTATTATACTGCTCAATCAATGTTAAAAGTTGTTTCTTTTTGGCCTTTTATTATAGCTCTTTCATTACATTTTTCTTTAGTTTATTCAGGGAGAATTATATTTAAAGAAAAGAAATTTATTTATATTTTTACGTATATTTCAGCCTTTATATTTTCTATTTATGGAATTTTTAATGAATCTATAATAATAAATCCAATTAAATATTCATGGGGTTGGAGATATATATTTAAAGAATTTAATGTTTTTAATGTAATAATGATTTTGTGGGCTTTAATATTAATATTTTTTATTTCATATCTTTCAATAGAAACTTTTAAAATACAAAAAAAGACAAAATATGAAAAACACTCAAAGTATATTTTGTTGGGTTTAAATTTACCTTTGATAATAGGTGTAATAACTGATTTTTTATTTCCTGCTTTTAATATAAAAAGTCCTGAATTATTTTCTTTATTTATGATAATTGGAAATTGTTTTATACTTTATGGAATGTTAAAGTACAATATTTTTTATTTTAGTTATGAAAAAACATCTTCTGAAATCTTGGAATCATTTACAGATTTTTTGATAATAACGGATAATGATAATATAATACAAAGAGTAAATAATAAATTAATAAAAGAAACTGGTTTTAAAAGAAAAGATATTATTTATACAAATATAAAAAATATTTTTTTTGAAAAAGCAAATGCAAAATTTGACAATAATTATAAAATAATAGCCGAAAAATTTTTACTAAAAACTTCTACAAATAAAAAAATACCAATATTGATGTCTGTTTCAGATTTATATAATGAGAATAAGGAAAAAACAGGTTATATATATTATGCAAGGAGTTTAAAAGATTTATCTAATATAAAAAATGAATTAAAAAAATCAGAAAAGAGATATAAGACTTTATTTAAAACCGCAAATGATGGTATTTTAATTTTAAAAGAAAATAAAATAATAGATTTTAATGATAAGATATTAACCTTATTTAAAACTACGTCAAAAAAAATTTATGGAAAAACTCCTATGGAATTTTCACCTGAAAAACAACCTGATGGAAAAAATTCTATTGAAAAAGGAGCTTATTATATAACAAAAGCTTTAAATGAAGGAAGCTGTTATTTTGAATGGGTTCATAAAGATACAAATGGACGTGAATTTTATTGTGAAATTAGTTTAAATAAACTAACTTTAAATGACCAAAACTATATTCAAGCATTGATTAGAGATATAAATGAAAGGAAAATTATAGAAAAAAAATTATTAAAAGCAAAAAAAGATGCAGAAAATGCAAGTAAAGCAAAGAGTATGTTTATTGCAAATATGAGTCATGAATTTAGAACACCAATGAATGCAATACTTGGAATTTCATCTATTTTACTAGAAAATAAAAATAAAAATCTTTCAAAAAAAGATTTGGAGTTTATAGAAATAATAAGAGAAAGTGGAAATCATTTACTTTCAATGATAAATGATATTTTGGACATATCAAAGCTGGAAGCTGGAAAGATGGAAAGAGTAGAAAGCCTTTTTTATTTAAATACCTTATTATTAAAAATTGAAAAAATAACCAAAGGATTATTAAATGGGAAAAAAATATCTTTTAACATAATTACTGAAAAAAACATACCTCAATATATTACTTCAGATATGAAGAAAATAGAAAGAATTTTAATTAATTTAATTGGAAATGCAGTAAAATTTACTGAAAAAGGTGTAATAATTTTAAGACTGTATAAAAAAGAAAAAAAATTATTTTTTGAAGTTTCAGATACTGGTATAGGAATAAAAGAAGAAAATTTAAAATTATTATTTAAAAGATTCAATCAAATTGATAATTCTTTTTCAAAAAAATATTCAGGAACAGGATTAGGACTTTATTTATGTAAAAGTATGGTTAATTATTTAAATGGAGAAATAACTATAAAAAGCACTTATGGTTCTGGAACAACTGTAATATTTTATATCCCATTAAAGGATAATAAATGA